One part of the Pseudopipra pipra isolate bDixPip1 chromosome 3, bDixPip1.hap1, whole genome shotgun sequence genome encodes these proteins:
- the COL10A1 gene encoding collagen alpha-1(X) chain: protein MHLQISLLLLFCLNIVHGSDGYFSERYQKQSSIKGPHFLPFNVKSQGVQVRGEQGPPGPPGPVGPRGQPGPAGKPGFGSPGPQGPPGPPGPPGFSAVGKPGVPGLPGKQGDRGLNGEKGEPGPVGLPGARGPQGPPGTPGPAGLSVPGKPGPQGPPGAQGPRGLPGEKGEPGIPGINGQKGENGFGIPGRPGSRGLPGPQGPRGPPGPTGVGKPGENGLPGQPGLKGDRGFPGAPGAAGLPGPQGLPGEPGEAGIGKPGPMGPPGAAGIPGAKGHPGPAGLPGSPGLPGFGKPGLPGMKGHRGPEGPPGLPGLKGDQGPAGVPGEPGPAGPPGNMGPHGLKGLPGENGLPGPKGDMGPAGLPGFPGAKGERGSPGAEGKPGYPGEQGLAGPKGQPGLPGPKGDIGHAGLPGLPGPMGPQGAKGVPGINGEPGPRGPSGIPGIRGPIGPPGLPGTPGAKGEPGAPGLPGPAGISTKGLSGPMGPPGPPGPKGSTGEPGLPGPPGPPGPPGQAVIPQMPEGYVKAGESRELSGISFIKGGVNQALTGMPVSAFSVILSKAYPAATVPIKFDKILYNRQQHYDPRTGIFTCRTPGLYYFSYHVHAKGTNVWVALYKNGSPIMYTYDEYKKGYLDQASGSAVIDLMENDQVWLQLPNSESNGLYSSDYVHSSFSGFLFAHI from the exons ATGCATTTACAAATATCtttactgctgctgttttgtctGAACATTGTCCATGGTAGTGATGGATATTTTTCTGAGCGATATCAGAAACAATCCAGCATCAAGGGGCCACATTTTCTACCATTCAATGTAAAGAGTCAAG GTGTGCAGGTAAGGGGGGAACAAGGACCCCCTGGTCCCCCAGGCCCTGTTGGACCAAGAGGACAACCAGGTCCTGCAGGAAAGCCAGGATTTGGAAGTCCGGGTCCCCAAGGCCCCCCTGGTCCCCCAGGACCACCTGGATTCTCTGCAGTCGGAAAGCCAGGTGTGCCAGGTCTACCAGGAAAGCAAGGAGACAGAGGACTAAACGGTGAGAAAGGAGAACCTGGACCTGTTGGACTCCCAGGAGCAAGAGGACCACAAGGACCCCCCGGCACTCCTGGCCCCGCAGGACTGTCTGTTCCTGGCAAGCCAGGACCACAAGGCCCTCCAGGTGCTCAGGGGCCAAGGGGCCTCCCTGGTGAGAAGGGAGAGCCAGGTATCCCTGGTATAAATGgacaaaagggagaaaatggatTTGGCATTCCAGGCCGCCCAGGTAGCAGGGGTCTTCCAGGCCCACAGGGACCCCGGGGCCCCCCTGGTCCTACTGGAGTAGGGAAGCCTGGTGAAAATGGTCTTCCAGGTCAGCCAGGTCTGAAAGGTGACCGAGGTTTTCCAGGTGCACCTGGGGCGGCTGGTCTCCCTGGTCCCCAGGGTCTCCCAGGTGAACCTGGAGAAGCTGGCATTGGCAAGCCTGGGCCAATGGGAccaccaggagcagcaggcaTCCCTGGAGCCAAGGGACATCCTGGACCTGCAGGCTTGCCTGGATCCCCAGGTCTTCCAGGTTTTGGAAAGCCAGGATTACCAGGGATGAAGGGACACAGAGGGCCTGAAGGTCCTCCTGGCCTTCCAGGACTTAAAGGAGACCAAGGCCCAGCTGGTGTGCCAGGAGAACCAGGGCCAGCTGGGCCACCAGGGAACATGGGCCCTCATGGACTCAAGGGTTTGCCCGGTGAGAATGGCCTCCCTGGGCCCAAAGGTGACATGGGCCCTGCAGGCCTCCCAGGATTCCCAGGGGCCAAGGGGGAACGAGGCTcaccaggagcagagggaaaaccAGGATATCCAGGTGAGCAGGGTCTTGCTGGTCCTAAGGGACAGCCAGGTCTCCCAGGTCCAAAAGGTGACATTGGCCATGCCGGGCTACCTGGATTGCCTGGTCCAATGGGTCCACAAGGAGCCAAGGGAGTGCCAGGGATCAATGGAGAACCAGGCCCCAGAGGGCCTTCAGGAATACCTGGGATCAGAGGTCCCATTGGCCCCCCTGGTCTTCCAGGAACCCCTGGTGCGAAGGGTGAGCCAGGAGCACCAGGACTGCCAGGCCCAGCAGGTATTTCCACAAAAGGCTTAAGCGGACCCATGGGACCACCTGGACCCCCTGGGCCTAAAGGCAGCACTGGCGAGCCTGGCTTGCCAGGCCCCCCAGGGCCTCCCGGTCCCCCCGGCCAAGCTGTAATCCCACAGATGCCCGAAGGCTACGTTAAAGCAGGAGAGTCTCGGGAGCTATCAGGAATATCTTTCATAAAGGGAGGAGTGAACCAAGCTCTTACAGGGATGCCAGTGTCTGCTTTCAGTGTCATCCTCTCAAAAGCCTACCCCGCAGCAACAGTCCCCATCAAATTTGATAAAATCTTGTACAATAGGCAGCAACACTATGACCCCAGAACAGGAATCTTCACCTGCAGGACCCCTGGACTGTACTATTTCTCCTACCATGTACATGCAAAGGGAACAAACGTTTGGGTCGCACTCTACAAAAATGGTTCCCCCATCATGTACACCTATGATGAGTACAAGAAAGGATACCTTGACCAAGCTTCTGGCAGTGCTGTCATTGATCTCATGGAGAACGATCAAGTATGGCTCCAACTGCCCAATTCAGAATCCAATGGTCTCTACTCCTCTGACTATGTTCACTCTTCTTTCTCAGGTTTCCTGTTTGCTCATATCTAA